The following proteins come from a genomic window of Nitrosopumilus sp.:
- a CDS encoding chromosome segregation SMC family protein translates to MVHVKKVEIFGFKSFGFKNTTVQFEPGLVSISGPNGSGKSNILDAIIFAMGENKPKVMRVDKLRSLIHDIEGNRRGPKMARSSVHFDNTDRKIPVDSDQVEITREMDESGENTYYLNKKKTNRSHILDLLDMANAGLGQLNAVQQGTVTRISEFTSEEKRKTIEDLIGLSYFDEKKTESVKQLDEADRRLEIALAKMGEIKKRIDELEEERNQKLRHDILERELNRYKAIAAANKLKIILCQKSSKESTLHTLTSEITKFDEERNVLRTEIESLETEKSKLMAEANDYSQSKASLDVEISSAMEQYEIDNSAISASKKRLEQIEIRIPEIKKEIEDIDQARNDINSQINKIKDSIEETNLKKNKINADLEIIDSQRNKILDEQSQAAAKKSEIDDKIKSLTGALNQSELKLSKLQNENDESLIKIKTNTAKFNEIENDIVKLSGYESQLESMMNNHTASITELKSRISKLHERKSKINNDMDELGLILEKSNKAATQYESKIKTVKGFMHEDYTVAKLKEDAEKLGIDGLVYEMISWDKKYERSVLAVSSDWIKAIVVKDFATLLGIAEVAKSKNLPKLKIIPLEAIPQFKLKLPAESGIMGILADYVTCDSAYTALKTFLFGNIVLTETRESAYNLSQKGYKAVTIDGEFFEAKGGTVVIDINSKISKLTKLISMSSDIDGLFQSIGLIKKYMLKKKHSLKKLDDSIQSYAERLSISENSLTSTNENLANLKSRITSAIAMKDQLTKRISELTSRNSTIASEISTTESHAESLRQRIAIVEENYASGEQTRIANELSRINSRKSEIEKQYTTIMNEYRDKSSQQTTLQTQENREKSQSDRLYNEEHSLNLEHQELESKIQELEKQKESKSAILIKLREKEQELISTSGSSIENLKEYDDKLKVLSEKDKEITKQINSLERQTDSLNRDLHDLVENEMKLQQILSAFGFDKDMETFDVESIVQGLTAELNSLNALNAKAPETYLEVSYGYRSMSTRKNSLEEERNSIVKFIEDIEKDKRQTFLDAFDKVDKEIRLIFNKMTEGNAWLELQNEDDIFNSGISYLIQFPNKPKRESTSISGGEKTLAAIVFVLALQKLKPSPFYLFDEVDAHLDAPNSERLAKILEERSHESQFIMVSLKDSVIQKAKLIYGVFPKNGVSNVVTYKDKRMPSVHTS, encoded by the coding sequence TTGGTTCATGTAAAAAAAGTCGAGATCTTTGGTTTCAAATCATTTGGATTTAAGAATACTACTGTTCAATTTGAACCTGGACTTGTGTCTATCTCTGGCCCAAACGGTTCGGGTAAAAGCAACATTTTGGATGCCATAATTTTTGCAATGGGTGAAAATAAGCCCAAAGTAATGAGGGTTGATAAATTACGATCTTTAATTCATGATATTGAGGGAAATCGCCGTGGACCAAAAATGGCCAGATCTAGTGTGCATTTTGATAACACTGACCGAAAAATTCCAGTTGATTCAGATCAGGTTGAGATAACCAGAGAAATGGATGAAAGTGGGGAAAATACCTACTATCTTAATAAAAAGAAAACAAACCGAAGTCACATTCTTGATTTGTTGGATATGGCAAATGCTGGATTGGGCCAACTAAATGCTGTTCAACAAGGAACAGTCACCAGAATTTCTGAATTTACATCAGAAGAAAAAAGGAAAACCATTGAAGATTTAATCGGTTTATCATATTTTGATGAAAAAAAGACAGAGTCTGTAAAACAACTCGATGAGGCAGATAGAAGACTGGAAATTGCACTTGCAAAAATGGGTGAAATAAAAAAAAGGATTGATGAACTTGAAGAAGAAAGAAATCAAAAATTACGTCACGATATTTTGGAGCGTGAATTAAATCGTTACAAGGCAATAGCGGCTGCAAACAAACTGAAAATTATTTTATGCCAAAAATCCTCCAAAGAATCTACACTACATACTCTGACATCTGAAATCACAAAATTTGATGAAGAAAGAAATGTTTTACGAACTGAAATTGAGTCTCTTGAAACTGAAAAATCTAAATTGATGGCAGAAGCTAATGACTATAGTCAATCGAAAGCATCTTTGGATGTAGAAATAAGTTCTGCTATGGAACAATATGAAATTGACAATAGTGCAATATCTGCATCAAAGAAAAGACTGGAGCAAATTGAAATTAGAATTCCGGAAATTAAAAAAGAAATTGAAGATATTGATCAAGCTAGAAATGATATCAATTCTCAAATAAACAAAATCAAAGATTCAATTGAAGAAACAAATCTAAAGAAAAACAAAATAAATGCTGATTTAGAAATAATTGATTCACAAAGAAATAAAATTCTAGATGAACAATCACAAGCTGCAGCGAAAAAATCAGAAATTGATGATAAAATAAAGTCTTTGACTGGAGCGCTTAATCAATCTGAATTAAAGTTATCCAAACTACAAAATGAAAACGATGAATCTCTCATTAAAATTAAAACAAACACTGCAAAATTTAATGAAATAGAAAATGACATTGTAAAACTATCCGGATATGAATCTCAATTGGAATCGATGATGAATAATCACACTGCATCCATAACTGAATTAAAATCTAGAATTTCTAAATTACATGAACGAAAATCAAAGATTAACAATGATATGGATGAATTGGGATTAATTTTAGAAAAATCCAACAAAGCTGCAACTCAATACGAATCAAAAATTAAGACAGTAAAAGGATTCATGCATGAAGATTATACTGTTGCAAAACTAAAAGAAGATGCTGAGAAACTTGGAATTGACGGTCTAGTTTATGAAATGATTTCATGGGATAAGAAATATGAACGCTCTGTATTGGCTGTGAGTTCAGATTGGATTAAAGCTATAGTGGTAAAAGATTTTGCAACATTGCTTGGAATTGCTGAGGTAGCTAAAAGTAAAAATCTTCCAAAATTGAAAATTATCCCACTTGAGGCAATTCCTCAATTCAAACTAAAATTACCTGCCGAATCAGGAATAATGGGAATTCTTGCAGATTATGTGACTTGTGATTCTGCATACACTGCACTCAAAACATTCTTGTTTGGAAATATTGTGCTTACTGAAACGCGTGAATCTGCGTATAATCTGTCTCAAAAAGGTTACAAGGCTGTGACTATCGATGGTGAATTCTTTGAAGCAAAAGGCGGAACTGTTGTAATAGACATTAACTCAAAAATTTCTAAACTTACAAAACTAATTTCGATGAGTAGTGATATTGATGGATTATTCCAGTCTATTGGGTTAATAAAAAAATACATGTTAAAGAAAAAACATTCTTTGAAAAAATTAGACGATTCAATTCAATCTTATGCAGAAAGACTCTCAATTTCTGAAAATTCTCTTACTTCTACAAATGAGAATCTTGCAAATTTGAAATCCAGAATAACTTCAGCAATTGCCATGAAAGATCAATTAACAAAAAGAATTTCTGAATTGACTTCTAGAAATTCTACTATTGCGTCTGAAATATCCACTACTGAATCCCATGCAGAATCATTACGTCAACGTATCGCAATCGTAGAGGAAAATTATGCAAGTGGTGAACAGACTCGAATTGCAAATGAATTGTCTAGAATAAATTCCAGGAAATCTGAAATTGAAAAACAATATACTACAATAATGAATGAATATCGTGATAAATCTTCTCAACAAACAACATTACAAACTCAAGAAAACAGAGAAAAGTCTCAATCTGATCGTCTTTATAATGAAGAACATTCTTTGAATTTGGAACATCAAGAACTAGAATCAAAAATACAAGAATTAGAAAAACAAAAAGAATCTAAAAGTGCAATTCTTATTAAATTAAGAGAGAAAGAGCAGGAACTTATCTCTACATCTGGTTCTTCAATTGAAAATCTAAAAGAATATGATGATAAACTCAAAGTTTTATCTGAAAAAGATAAAGAAATTACAAAACAAATCAATTCATTGGAGCGTCAAACTGATTCTTTGAACAGGGATTTGCATGATTTAGTTGAAAACGAAATGAAACTTCAGCAAATTCTTTCCGCATTTGGGTTTGACAAAGATATGGAAACATTCGATGTTGAATCGATTGTTCAGGGATTAACTGCCGAACTAAATTCTTTAAATGCATTAAATGCAAAAGCTCCTGAAACCTATCTGGAAGTATCCTATGGATATCGTTCAATGTCTACAAGAAAGAATTCTCTTGAAGAAGAAAGAAACTCTATTGTTAAATTCATTGAAGATATCGAGAAAGATAAGCGTCAGACATTCTTAGATGCATTTGACAAAGTAGATAAAGAAATTCGTTTGATTTTTAATAAAATGACTGAAGGCAATGCATGGCTAGAATTACAAAATGAAGATGATATATTTAATTCTGGAATATCATATCTAATTCAATTTCCAAATAAGCCGAAAAGAGAATCAACATCAATTAGTGGTGGTGAAAAAACTTTAGCTGCAATTGTATTTGTACTTGCATTACAAAAGCTAAAACCATCTCCCTTTTACCTATTTGATGAAGTAGATGCACATCTTGATGCTCCCAACTCTGAAAGACTGGCAAAAATTCTGGAAGAAAGATCCCATGAGAGTCAATTCATCATGGTTTCTTTGAAAGATTCTGTTATACAAAAAGCAAAATTAATCTATGGTGTTTTCCCAAAGAATGGTGTTTCCAATGTTGTGACTTACAAAGATAAACGAATGCCTTCTGTACACACTTCCTAG
- a CDS encoding carbon-nitrogen hydrolase family protein: MVKLGLIQTTSYESNQKGIAQVSKIIKKLGQKETKIVCLPEQWLKNNIIKDFDSEFLEFKKIARDFSMTIIPGAFYEIRKNTSIIAPVIGPEGEFIGRQEKIHPFDYERYSVKPGNEAKIFKTSCKFGIIICYDMVFPNVANVLAKKGAQVLFSPSRIVRRGIVPWEMYVQVRALENRIPILAANVENRRFGGNSIIVDLTEDDKVVTTKIIKLKGASEKSKEFILEKYEKSRKSRFSDSNKFQ; encoded by the coding sequence ATGGTAAAATTAGGATTAATTCAAACCACATCATACGAATCTAATCAGAAAGGAATAGCACAAGTTTCAAAGATTATTAAAAAACTAGGACAAAAAGAGACAAAAATAGTATGCCTGCCAGAACAATGGTTAAAGAACAACATTATCAAGGATTTTGATTCAGAGTTTTTAGAATTTAAGAAAATCGCAAGAGACTTTTCAATGACTATTATTCCAGGAGCGTTTTATGAGATTAGAAAAAACACCTCAATAATTGCTCCAGTTATTGGTCCTGAGGGTGAGTTCATAGGAAGACAAGAAAAAATCCATCCTTTTGATTATGAACGCTATAGCGTAAAACCTGGAAATGAGGCTAAAATTTTTAAAACATCTTGTAAGTTTGGAATAATTATTTGCTACGACATGGTATTTCCCAACGTTGCCAATGTTCTTGCAAAGAAGGGAGCTCAAGTATTATTTTCTCCAAGCAGAATTGTTCGAAGAGGGATTGTACCTTGGGAAATGTATGTTCAGGTCAGAGCACTAGAAAACAGAATACCAATTTTAGCTGCAAATGTGGAGAATCGAAGATTTGGAGGAAATAGCATTATTGTAGATTTAACAGAAGATGACAAAGTAGTTACAACAAAAATCATTAAATTAAAAGGAGCAAGTGAAAAAAGTAAAGAATTCATTCTTGAAAAATATGAGAAAAGTAGAAAAAGCAGATTTTCAGATTCAAATAAATTTCAATAA
- a CDS encoding inositol-3-phosphate synthase translates to MADRIKVGLVGIGNCFAGLIQGIEYYRKNPSQEVTGIIHDKLAGYGIHDIDFVCGFDVGENKVGKLLNEAIYEYPNMVDWVPRDEMPKTDAKVHESPILDGVGLWVENRIKPIQSDKTPEQIADEVKKIIKDTGVEIIVSYLPVGSDKVTEFWAQICLDTGTAFVNCIPSFIASDEKWAKKFEEKNIPCIGDDIKGQVGATIVHRTLAKLCSDRGTKIEKTYQINVGGNTDFLNMKEQDRLASKRISKTESVQSQLKDRLDDDQIYVGPSDFIPFLGNTKLMFMRIEGRQWANIPYNMEVRLEVDDKANSAGIVIDAIRLARIALDRGVGGPIKPASAYLMKHPIEQTSDVNAKAECEKFVAGN, encoded by the coding sequence ATGGCTGATAGGATTAAAGTTGGTTTGGTAGGTATTGGTAATTGTTTTGCTGGATTAATTCAAGGTATAGAATATTACCGTAAAAACCCCTCTCAAGAAGTTACAGGAATCATTCACGATAAATTAGCAGGATATGGGATACATGACATTGACTTTGTTTGCGGATTTGATGTTGGGGAAAACAAGGTTGGCAAATTACTCAATGAAGCAATTTATGAATATCCGAACATGGTTGATTGGGTTCCTAGAGATGAAATGCCAAAAACCGACGCCAAAGTTCATGAAAGCCCAATTTTGGATGGTGTAGGGTTATGGGTGGAAAATAGAATTAAACCTATTCAAAGTGACAAAACTCCTGAACAAATTGCTGATGAAGTAAAAAAAATAATAAAAGACACTGGTGTTGAAATTATTGTATCTTATCTGCCTGTAGGTTCTGACAAAGTAACTGAATTTTGGGCTCAAATCTGTCTTGATACTGGCACTGCTTTTGTTAATTGCATTCCATCATTTATTGCATCTGATGAGAAATGGGCCAAAAAGTTTGAAGAAAAAAACATTCCTTGCATTGGTGATGATATCAAAGGACAAGTTGGCGCAACTATTGTACATAGAACATTAGCAAAATTATGTAGTGATCGAGGAACTAAAATCGAAAAAACTTACCAAATCAATGTGGGTGGTAACACTGATTTTCTAAACATGAAAGAACAAGATAGATTAGCTTCAAAGAGAATTTCTAAAACAGAAAGTGTTCAAAGCCAGCTTAAAGACAGATTAGATGATGATCAAATCTATGTTGGTCCTTCTGATTTTATTCCTTTCTTGGGAAATACTAAATTGATGTTTATGAGAATTGAAGGTCGTCAATGGGCAAACATTCCTTACAACATGGAAGTTCGTTTAGAAGTTGATGACAAAGCAAACTCTGCAGGGATTGTAATTGATGCAATTCGATTGGCAAGAATTGCTCTTGATAGGGGTGTTGGTGGTCCAATTAAACCTGCTAGTGCTTATCTGATGAAACATCCCATAGAACAAACTTCTGATGTAAACGCAAAAGCTGAATGCGAAAAGTTTGTTGCCGGTAATTAA
- a CDS encoding deoxyhypusine synthase: MIEPGRPVKDIEIDSDTPIENIFEELSQSGGFESVNLSDGLEILTEMISDKQCLRFVSFVGAVVSTGLRGIIKNMIKNKWFDVVITTCGALDHDIARHFSHYKEGSFTMDDMELSNQNIHRLGNVLVPMDSYGPLIEEKMQGFLEEEYQKGVKEMTTAEICKMIGKHLGEDSFLYWAHKNNVSVVVPGIMDGAVGSQIWLFAQKHSDFKLNMTGDADLLSGFIFKAEKSGAFMIGGGISKHHTLWWNQYREGLDYAFYITTAQEFDGSLSGALVREAISWGKVTQKARQSTLHAEVTTILPFIYAALIKKLQK, translated from the coding sequence ATGATAGAACCTGGACGTCCGGTTAAAGACATTGAAATTGATTCAGATACACCAATAGAAAATATTTTTGAAGAGTTGTCTCAATCAGGAGGATTTGAATCAGTAAATCTTTCAGACGGATTAGAGATTTTAACTGAGATGATTTCAGATAAACAATGTCTAAGATTTGTTTCATTTGTAGGAGCTGTTGTTTCAACTGGATTAAGAGGAATAATTAAAAATATGATCAAGAATAAATGGTTCGATGTTGTAATTACCACTTGTGGTGCATTAGATCATGATATTGCAAGGCATTTTTCACACTACAAAGAAGGTTCATTTACAATGGACGATATGGAATTGTCAAACCAAAATATTCACAGATTAGGAAATGTACTTGTTCCAATGGATAGCTATGGTCCACTTATAGAAGAGAAGATGCAGGGATTTTTAGAAGAAGAATATCAAAAGGGAGTCAAAGAGATGACCACTGCAGAAATTTGTAAAATGATCGGAAAGCATCTGGGAGAAGATTCATTTCTTTATTGGGCACACAAAAACAATGTAAGCGTAGTAGTTCCTGGAATTATGGATGGAGCAGTAGGCAGCCAAATTTGGCTTTTTGCACAAAAACATAGTGATTTTAAACTAAACATGACAGGTGATGCAGATTTACTTTCAGGATTTATTTTCAAAGCTGAAAAATCAGGAGCGTTTATGATTGGAGGAGGGATTTCTAAACATCATACATTGTGGTGGAATCAATATAGAGAAGGATTGGATTATGCATTTTACATTACAACTGCACAAGAATTTGATGGAAGTCTTAGTGGGGCACTAGTAAGAGAAGCAATCTCATGGGGGAAAGTTACACAAAAAGCTAGGCAGTCAACGCTACATGCAGAAGTCACAACAATTCTACCGTTTATTTATGCGGCATTAATTAAAAAATTACAAAAATAG
- a CDS encoding PAC2 family protein, which translates to MLPEIKIREIIPINLEGGYLIDGFPSVGFSSAISSESMIHTSNFELAGIIDSENFPPISIIKNKIPNFPTRIFVNESLKVGIFLSYFTLEESLHRVTANAMLEWAKKHKIELIVSSVAIKDPKGNEEMIGIGSTESAREKITDAGLKVLEHGTVPGIPGILLNEGSIKKQDVIVIIFHTDGKGPDFKSSANLCLAMSKLIPGASCNIPSLQKEAEKAEEMIKEAHEESKHLKDYMYR; encoded by the coding sequence TTGCTTCCTGAAATAAAAATTAGAGAGATCATACCAATAAATCTAGAAGGCGGGTACCTTATTGATGGGTTCCCATCTGTAGGATTTAGTAGCGCAATATCTTCAGAATCAATGATACACACATCAAATTTTGAATTAGCAGGCATAATAGATTCAGAAAATTTTCCACCAATCAGCATAATAAAAAATAAAATTCCAAATTTCCCAACAAGAATTTTTGTAAATGAAAGTTTGAAAGTTGGAATATTTTTATCATATTTCACTCTTGAGGAATCTCTGCACAGAGTTACTGCTAATGCAATGTTAGAGTGGGCAAAAAAACACAAAATTGAATTAATTGTAAGCAGTGTTGCAATAAAAGATCCAAAAGGAAATGAAGAAATGATTGGAATTGGGAGCACAGAATCGGCCAGAGAGAAAATCACAGATGCAGGTTTGAAAGTATTAGAACACGGGACAGTTCCAGGAATTCCAGGAATCTTGTTAAATGAAGGAAGTATAAAAAAACAAGATGTCATTGTAATAATTTTTCACACTGATGGAAAAGGTCCAGACTTTAAATCAAGTGCAAATCTTTGCTTAGCAATGTCAAAATTAATTCCCGGAGCTTCATGCAACATTCCATCATTGCAAAAAGAAGCAGAAAAAGCAGAGGAAATGATTAAAGAGGCACATGAAGAATCAAAACATCTAAAAGATTACATGTACAGATAA
- a CDS encoding LysE family transporter — protein MEQFFEFALSVIVISASGVMTPGPLFAANVSYGLREGARSGIKMAIGHTIVEFPLIVLLGVGVFSFEIFPEFRTIISILGAITLFMFAIIQIKTIFTRKEISKIKTKQGPLITGILLSALNPFFIIWWLTIGFKLISDAMLIWAFAGIIILFALHIWMDFAWLGAISFFTSKSSKMISNRNYKMLMISLSVALIYFGISFLSDTVF, from the coding sequence ATGGAACAGTTTTTTGAATTTGCACTATCGGTAATTGTTATTTCAGCATCAGGAGTAATGACTCCAGGCCCACTTTTTGCAGCCAATGTATCTTATGGATTAAGAGAAGGTGCAAGATCAGGAATCAAGATGGCAATTGGTCACACAATTGTTGAATTTCCATTAATTGTTTTGTTGGGAGTAGGAGTATTCTCATTTGAGATTTTTCCAGAATTTAGAACAATAATTTCTATTTTAGGTGCCATCACACTTTTTATGTTTGCAATTATTCAGATTAAGACAATTTTTACAAGAAAAGAAATTTCAAAAATAAAAACAAAACAAGGACCGTTAATTACAGGGATTTTGCTTAGTGCGTTAAATCCATTTTTTATTATTTGGTGGCTAACAATTGGTTTCAAATTAATATCGGATGCAATGTTGATATGGGCATTTGCAGGCATCATCATTTTATTTGCATTGCATATTTGGATGGATTTTGCATGGCTTGGCGCTATTTCATTTTTTACATCAAAGAGTTCAAAAATGATATCTAATAGAAATTACAAAATGCTAATGATCAGCCTAAGTGTGGCGTTAATTTATTTTGGAATATCTTTTTTGTCAGACACAGTATTTTAA
- a CDS encoding DNA-binding protein → MHHPPEERDVIFVGTKPIMTYVSATLTQLSTRPTVTIKARGKRITQAVDVSQMIVKRMDSVGYVISDVRISSDSLTSQDGKQRNVSTMEIDISKN, encoded by the coding sequence ATACATCATCCGCCAGAAGAACGAGATGTAATTTTTGTTGGCACCAAACCTATCATGACCTATGTTTCAGCAACTTTAACTCAACTTTCTACAAGGCCTACTGTGACAATTAAAGCTAGAGGAAAAAGAATAACTCAAGCCGTTGATGTATCCCAAATGATTGTAAAAAGAATGGATTCGGTAGGCTACGTGATTAGTGATGTACGAATTTCATCTGATTCACTTACTTCTCAAGATGGAAAACAACGTAATGTTTCCACTATGGAAATTGATATTTCAAAAAATTAG